AAGCATTACGATATGTATCCATCGAATGTTGCTCAATGCTTAAATGGCGGCAATGAAAACAATTATGCCTATAATCAACGAGCTGTGTGCGATTATTGCCCCTCGGGGGCTTTGCATACTTTTCCGCGCTCGGTGACAATTTCCAATTAAAACAAAAGCTGGTCGTATTTACTTAATGTGCTTTTCAATATATTTAAACAACTATGACAAGTATGTGGCCATGCATTCCACTCCCCCGAGGATACAGGACACTCACAGACTTCGAGTGAGAAATAGTTAATGAAAAATTTCGAATCAAAACCAATAATTCAATAGAGAGACTTCAGCAAGACAATGGCAATGGGAAGTGAAGTATTGTGCTTGTCAGGCTATAGATTTAATTAATGTTAACACGACGACTTTGACATGCACACAATACAAATAGTTCGAGcccacactcacactcactcacacacatTCAGAAGGAGGAGGGCGGCATTCATTCCGGCTGCACTTGGCTCTGTGAATGACTGACAAATTGAAATGGTTGCCCGTTTGACTAAGTGACTGACTTTGCCTCAGACTACAATACACTCCATACTTATATATAGAGAGTACTCCTACGCAGCAATGCATTTGTGTGCGAGTGCTCAAGCATTTGCTTAATGTCTATTGTTGTACACACACTTTTGTGTACGCGTATGGATGTGCTATAGTCAGGCGTATGCGTGTGAGAGGTTGTCATGTCTGGGCTATGCAGCTGCCATTTGGTTTGTTGGCACTCTAGTTGACTGGCTGGGTTTATTGTAAACATGTGTGCTAACAACTCCAAACCCCAACGCAGACTGTCGGTCCATCTCTAGACGTTCAAGACAATACCAGAGACACACTGTCTTTACTCTCTGGGCCATTAAATAGTGATTTCGCATGTGAAGTTCTTGTTCCAGAAGTTTAGCAGCAACTAACCGGAAAATCTCTTAAAGTATACCAGATCCATCTACGACTCGTATATGCACTCAATTTAAGCAAAATGTCTAGGAAAAGTAGTTTAGTTAAGTATAAAACAAGCTGGCACACTTTCAACACTAAGTCCATGCAGTGTTGCAAAACATCAACTTGGCGTTGCCACATTATATCCTAATCGAAAGATGATAGCATTTTCCCAAACCCCCAGTAATACGCACTTTAAGCCTGTTCGAAATGTCCTTGTATCTACCACCGACTCCCGACTCCCCTTCGATCCACCAGCCATAAAGCTCCACTCTGCTAATCCGCTGTGATTCGCTTTCATAACTTTATGTGTGTGCCATAAATTGTTCGGCAGAGCCCCTAAATTAATTGCCACTGACTTTTTAATTAACTAAAACTTAATTGTTCTCCCTGTCCCCCCCACTGTCCACCCCACTGTCCCGGTCAGCCGCATCTACCCGCGCCGAAAATTCtgtgttgctgctgtttttgtgTTGGCCACGCGCTGGCTTTTGTATTAATAGCTcgtaaatataaatttccagaaaacaaaaaactaatTGGTTTATTTGTCTGGCGTATTTGGCATAAAATTCGGTGGCAGCAACAGAAATTTGCACGCTGCATGAGTTTTCGCCCCACAATTAAAGAGAGAGCGGGAAATGCTGGAAAATCCCAGCCAAAAATACATAGCATATGAGTAATGGGGAAAAACTTTAGCCGGTCCGATCgattttcgttttgctttaaATTCCCTTTGGGTCAGATTTTTCATACTGTTTTTTCAATTTCATATTGCGGACTTTTCCGCAGTTTTCCACCAGTTTTCTGCTGATGTCATTGCGAGGCTCGAAAGTTTTACTATTATTGCCGTTCGGTTTTATTGCTGACTAAAGCAAAGTGTGCTGTCATTTATCGATTTTATAGCaacctccactccactccgctccactccactccactccgctccCCTCCACATCCTCATCACACATCACCCACTCAATGGATGCCGTGCCTTATCGCAGTGCCATATCTATATGGACAACGCCTCTGTTTGATTTGCACGCATTAAACTGTAATCTGGTCAAGGTTTATATTATGGTATTGTTGCTCATGCACATGGTTCTGGCCCTCTGGCTGGATCGTTTCATCTGGCTTTTGTTTATAGTACGAGTATCTCGATGCCAATCCATTTGCCAATTTCCATTCCCCCCATTCGATCTCAATTTTTAATGCGCCACGCAAAACATTTTGATTGATAGTTCGAATTTATGACTCAGCCGAGGAATGCCAATGTACGTGTACGTACACGCGAGATCTGCATAATCTCGGATGAGGGATAGACAGTGCGTGACATGGCTGTAAGTCAAGTAGGTACTCAAGCAAAAACGATTTAAAAATTCTCTTAGATAGGTGCATTGAATGAGGAGAATAGTCATTAGATCTATCTATGGTCGTAGAGAGCtgaaaaattataaaaaaagaTTTAACTATCTTATTGATATTGACCCCATTGTATAACATAAAATATACAACTTTAAGCttaattgttttttttatatgatATTCTTTCACAGATTTCTTTCGTATTCAAATGCTATTAGTTCCTTGATATATCTCCCCCTCCCATTTTGCAGCTATCTTGCAGGTAATTTGTTAAAAGTTCTTTTCATGCAATTGTTATACCTTTTTGAAACGAACTGTACTGAATTTTATGGCACAGCCGTTGGGGGCATTGTTTATCTATGAAAATTCTTTGAAGTACTTAGTTTTTCGAACGATCTTCAAGTGAGATCTGAGAGAATTCCAAACCCAAGATATAATTCggaaaatatatgtatagagAATACATTTTTGTGGCGAAACAATAATCATAATCAACATAATCATTTTCCAGCGAATTTTCTCGGATTTCATTCATTTCCTTAACGCATTCATGCCTTATCCAAATTTCAGCTGAAACCCAAACCGCATTGAAAACACACAAATTCCAAGTTATTTTCATCTCGTTTCTTATTGGTTCCTTTTCTTCGCTTCGCTTTCATCTCCCCATTCCATTCCAATTTTTGTGCTATATGTTTCTCTATGTATATTGGACATTGAATCGATCAAAAATACATGCTCTTTTTTGTTGTcacatttaaaaaaataattcCATTACAGTTACAAcaatatatgtgtgtgtgtgttctgtGTGTCTGTTCTAATGCATAAATGCGAAAATACAGGAAAATTATTATACAAACATATCCTTCTGAGTGTAtgtttgtatgtgtgtgtatgttttctataaataaataatatataaagTTGGTTCTCTTCATTCATTCCCCTGAAGTTGTTCTcactttgtgtgtgtgttgcaatAAATATTCTCTTTTTAACatgaataaaaaataaatttccgCCAACAGTTTTCATACCGGAAAAACAATGCGTCTTCCATTTACAACAGTACATAAcattcatatatatatgtgtgtgtatatatatgtataaatagaTTCCATATATGTGTAGGTATTTGTGTAGTTAGATGTATATCAACAATTGCCCAGGTAGCAAGTTCTTTAAGAGTAAacgtaataataataatctaTAGatgtataaatataaatggTAATCGTAATAGTTTCCACTCCTCATCACTCTCTTCTCATCATCACTCTCTTCTCATCGCTCTCTCCTCTCATATCATATCATcgtaacaacaacaactaggGTTTCACAAATGGCACATACAGTTCAGATCAATAGGCATATAGTAGGTATATATATAGgtagtatatatgtataggaTATAGTGTTTAGGTATATAGtttctttgttttgtttttgttttatagTCCAGCCAGTAGTGTGGCTCGCAGACCTCTTGAAAAACCGAAAGAAAAACAAGTAAAAAGTGCACTCGCTTTTCTCAGCGGGCGTGAAATTTCATTTCGATGCTCGGGAAAAGTGAGTTAacaaaatggtttcggttttcggtttCAGTTTCCGTTTCGGTTTGTGGACAACAAAATACTCGGTATTATTGCTTTAAGGCGGTGCCAAAAACCCTACGCGAAGGTGGAGGCATCAAATGTGGACCACTTGTTCAAGTATTTCATCATTGTTAACCATTAAAGCATCCTGAGCAGGGTCGCtccctctgctgctgcttggatGGAGCGCccaaaaataaccaaaaagtCGCGTACAACTTTTTGCACGACCGATCAGTCCTTCTTGTTGAGAAAGTGCAGGACGTAGTGCAGTACCAGATCGTAGCAGTACTTGTACTCGGTCATATTCTCCACGAGCTGCGGCCTGTGACGGCGCACCGTTTTGACGGCCTGAAAGACATCGACCTCCCCGTGCTGGATGACCTGCTCGATGCACGCATTCGCGGCACAGTAGACACCGGCCCGACTGCGACCATCGGGCGAGACAACGCAGACGGGGCCGTAGTCGACCTTGTTCCGCCAGATCTCCACCATGTTCATCAGGTACACCAGGGAGTTCGTGGAGCTGGGCACCTTGTGGCCCATCGGCCAGCAGGTGAGCTGGAACAGCTGAACGGTTCGCGTGGGCGCCTTCACGCCGGCCATCATCTCCGTGAGCGAGACGATCTTCTTGTTGATCTTGAACTCCCACTGCTTGATGTTCGTGTAGCTCTTCGACATTACGTAGTGCACGGAGAACACGGGGCCGTACTTCTCCATCTTGGACTTGTTCGGCCAGAAGGAGGGATACGACTGCGACTGGGAGGGCGGCTGGCACAGCACCACCACCGCGGAGCACTCCTGATCGTATACCAGGGACCAGAACTCTCCCAGAGTGTGCTTCATGGGCCACTCGGTGACGATGTACTCGCGGGGCTTCGTATATCCGTCGACGAACACCGAGTTGATGTAGTCCGTGAAGGCGTTGCCCTGGAAGGAGGTGAGGTATGGCCGGAAGTTGTCCGGCGGCACGCACAGCACGTCCCTGTTCTTCTCTCTGTTGTCGGCGCGATGGCCGCCAGCACAGTCCCCGATGGTGAATCTCGGCGTCTGCTTGCAGATCTGATCGTACTCCATTTGGTACTCGTTCAGCTTGGTCCCGGAATTGCGGCGGGCCTTGGCCTTCAGCCGATCCGAGAGCTCGGAGACGGGGAACCAGGTCTTGCCGCAGATTATGTGCTCCTCCAGGGTGTCGTAGATGAACTTGTACTGCTCCACATTCTCCACGAGACCCTTCCGCGATTGCCTCAGTTTCTTGAGGTAGCCGAAGACATTGAAgcactcctcctcctcggctaGTTCCAGATTGGCATCGATGGACATGTAGACGCCAGAGCGACCGCCGCCATCGCTGCAGTGGACCAGAATGGGTCCCCGCATGTCGTCCTCGTCCTTGATGATGTTACCCACGACCAGGCGCACCCTCCGGCGGAACTCGAGCAGGGCGTTGGAGAAGGGACACGAGTGGGAGTACCATTCCGTGTAGTGGAACTGCAGGATCAGCCGCTCGTCACAGACCTCGCCCTGCTCGTTCTTCTTGTACAGCCGGAAGGTGCGAATGTGGAAGTTGGCCAGCTGCTCCTCCCTCACGATGTTGATGTGAATGTCGCCGTACGTCTCGTGCACCTCCATGTTGGCCGGCCAGTACTGGTGGCACATCACCTTGGCGAAGTCAAAGGTCTTGGTGAGCATCACGATGGCGCTGATGTTCTCCTGCCAGACCATGCGCCAGTAGGCGACCACTGTCTCGAGGACCGGTCCCTGGGTCACAATGTAGGCGTTCGGCTTGAGCAGACTGTCCACATAGGAGGCATTCACATAGTCCGAGTCCTGCAGTCCGCCCACCTTCTCCAGCACCACCCGATTGTAGTCGTATGGAATGCACTTGGGATTCTGGTTCTTCTCCTGGTTGTTCTTCTTCATCGCATGCCGACAGGTGTTCGACTCCACCTTGGCGGCTGTCTGGAACTCCAGCTTGTAGAGCACTGGGAACTTGCGGCGCAGATCGCACAGTTTGAGGAAGTGGCGTATATCGATGGGTCCGTTGGGTATCGTCTTCGAGAGGCTGTTGTTCTCGTCGCGGGCCTCCAGCTTTATCCGCTCGAACGAGAGCAGGCCGCTGTTCAGCATGCTCAGCTTTATCGTGTTCGGTATGGAGACAATGGCGCGGCTCTTTCGCTGCTGCTTCTCGACGTCATCGTACCGTGCAGATGACCTCGACCTGTGCTTGCTCTGCTTCCCCCCTGCACCCCCAGCTCCGCCTGCTGTTGTGGCTGCTgtcatggctgctgctgcttgtgctGCTTCTTCTTCGCAGTTGTTCCCTGTagaagcttctgctgctgctgctgcctctgacTCTGGTGACGCTGGTGCCCCTGCCTCTTGCCCTGCCACAAGCTGCTGCGTTGTCATCATCAATCACGATGCGGTGGCGAGGGTGTGCGTGGTGGTTCGTATAGGAGGAGGAAGTAGTCGATTAGTCCACTTGGCTCTTCATTTTGTCGGTGTTAGTACGGCTGGGGTTAGTAGTAATCGTTAGCTATTTGTTCACCTTTTCGCAATGCGTTCCCGTTCGAAATACGATAGATATTTGGCCAGCAGGAATTTCGAATTTCGTGGTTGATTTTCTTGTGTGTTTCCTCTGTGTATCGCTTGCTGTGTATTTTGTGTATTCGTTTCGCTTTTATTTTCCTATTCTCTGCTTCCTTCTTTCTGGCTTTTCTCTTTTCTCTGTGGTCGTTCTCCACTACACTTCACAACTGCCACGGAGGTCTAGGTACAATTCTGGCAGCTGCCTCGTTGGGGCGAATTTCGTTCGTCGACTGAACCACAGTCCCCCACAAAGGCACGACCCGAGCCGCATCTCAGCCATCCGATGGCATTTCCACCACACCACGAGCCCCACTCGGAGTGGCATTTTCGGGGCGAAATCCGCCAGCGAGAGAGCCACCAGAGCGGCCAGCGAGCGAGGAGAGTGCGTTTTCACCATGGCCCATGTGACTAACTGTCTGTGGCGCCTCTCGGGTGGGTGGGTGCCAGCGACGGGTATTTTTAGCGAGCGCGGGCGGACACTGTCGTTAAGTGGGGACACAGTGGCACCATAGTGATCATATGCCATGAAATGTCGGCTGCTTAAGGAGTATTTTTCACTATGAATATCCCACAGAACACATTTACATATTTCTTGGTAAAAGATGGCCCCAAAAAAgggatataaatatgctcTCAAGCCTTGATTCGAATGTGACTTCGTGCCTTAAGGAATATTCCTTAAAAATGAGAGCATTTACCATCATCTGGAATTatctttttctttctttcctcTTCCAGCACTTATCGTTGATTCTATATCATTATTTATAACTAAATACAAAACATATCTTTCCATGGCATGTCTACCACTTTTCTTGTGCCTGGTCCCACTGTGCCATTCACCTTATAGTATGAATGAAAATTTCGATTTTCCCTTTGCCTGGTCGTTTTACTGGCGCGGCGAAAGATTTCCCATTTCGATTCCACCTCTTGCGCTCTTCCTATCCCTCGCTTTTCTTCGCTCTCTCTTCCCAAATTTAGCCCCTCTCTCGGCGCCTGCGCAGGGGATAGTTTTTCACTTTTCATTTTCGTATTTTGTTcggcggcatctattgttttggGAATGTGTAATTGTAAATTCCGCAGGTTAAATGAGGAAGTGACGATGAGCTGATTTCGGGGTGGTATTTTCCATATTTAATTGGCATGGCGCTAGTCCAGAAAAACAGATGACAGACGCAAACATCCGAGGAATATATTATTGCTTTTTATGCATAAACAATCAAAATATTCCCCATTTGAGGACGGGAATGGCCTCAGTAAATTTGCATACATTTCCTGCCTCGAATCAACAGCTGCGGCAAATGGTttggtttgttgttttttgaaTTTTGCACTTTTGTTGCTACAAATTGTAGGTTTTCTTTTCGTATTCGTGTGGCTGTGCTTGTGCACATTTTATTTCCGCATGCACTTTGTCTGTCGCTGCGTTTCACTGTAAATAGCATTTGGCACTAGCCCACAGCCAAAGAGGAAGCGGACGGCGGCCAGAGGCCCGTCAAGATGTGCCATGAAGaacacccaaaaaaaaaccagaaaaaaggaTCGATCTGTGGTACCGAAAGATAAGATACTCTTTTAGTTATGTCTATCTTTAGTTCTTTGAAAGAATTGTGTTCCTTGGCACAATAATTGGCTCTGTACAGATCGGTGCTCGGATCAGCTATACCCCATCGTAACGTAAAGGGTATGAAAACACACCGTCGGATTGCGTTGTAATCATGTTTGAACATCATCATGACGGGGAAATTTCGAATTTCAAAATAATTACACAGCCAGAGTCTCAGAAGAGAACGGAAATATTGTAATTGCTTGTGCAGGCTGTTGTTGGGTGGAAATTCGGATCAAAATGCGTTTGTCTCGAGTGGCCTTGATGTTTGACAGAATCAAGTTTGATGACCTCCTTCTTTCATGTAGATTGCACAGAATTTTTCGAATGGAAATTCAAGATCAGACACGTCTTTACGGCATATAGACTCCTCTTTCCCCTTGGCTCTCTTCCAATTACTCAATCCCATTTTGTTAGTCATGAAATCGATGCCGGGGAGCTCTCACAAATTCCGTTTAGAGCAATTTATAATATCCATAATGGTTGCAAGTATTCCTCGGCTGGTTGGCCGCAGCTTACGGGCCATTAGTTCTGGTTGGACCACAGAAACCGCTGGATAGTCGTGGTCGTGGGGGCCTAATTTAATATATATGATCCTGTGCTCAGGTCACACGAAAATCCCGCAGCAAAGCCGCCCGCCAATTGTAAACTGTAGTAGGCACCTAATTTGAGAACTGTTGAACCATTTGGAGGGCAGGGCACAAGGCACAAAGCACACGGTGCCACCCACAGCAAGGGCACTTAAGCACATAACTGCCTTGCCATGCCTTGCCCTCCCACCATATTTCCCCTCCTCTCCTCCCCCCACCGACACACTGCACATGTTTATGGCCAGGCTAACAAAGCGTTGACTGTGGTTGACCGTAGTTACAATGAAGTTGAGCGGGGTGCTCGAAAGGACGTATCATCAGCGACCAAATCCCCGTGTAAGCCGGCGACTGACAGAGGAACAGGCCAGAGGACAGAGCACAGAGGACCCACGCAACACACAGGACCCTCTGCGCCAAGGACCGACCGTTCAACTAATTAGCATTAAATCAGGTGTAACAAGAAcaagagacgaggaagagacTTACCTTCCCGAAGAGGGTGAGTCCGCCATGTTTCATATTGAAGGTCGGTGCGTCCGCATAACTCGAGTCGGCCCAGGGCGTGTGGCAAGTGGAGGTGAGTGTCATGTAGCGCACTCCGATCGCATAGAGAGTGCGTAGAACGGCCAGAGAGCCGCCCAGGGAGTGGCCGCCCTCGACGCCAGTCAGCGAGCAGACCTGTTGGTTCTTGTGGGCATCAATGATGTCTGCAAACGAAAGAAGATGGTACGGAAagggatttaaaatatatttctCTCTACAcgtatttattatgctgattgGAAGTGACAGTGTTTCAGCTGGAGTTCTGTGCGGTTTAAAACTTGGCTCTTGCCATAAGTAACATTTGTTGTTTCTGGTTATGGTCTGGTCTGGGATGGTCTGGTCTGTCATTCGCTCGAATGCCCCCATTGAGCACTACTCACAGTGCGGATGCGGTTAGTCTTTGGTGTCAGTCTCCAAGTATCCCAGTATCCCAGTATCCCAGTGGTGCTCCATCTGTCAGTTTATCCTTTCTGATTTGTGGattcccagtcccagtcccagtcccagtgtCCAGTAAAACAAAACATTTCGCTGTGCCATGCAATATTTACGCTTGTCTTGGCCAGAACCAAAACCagagggacagagacagagacagagacagggcCCACAAGCAGCTTTGATCTGTTTCTTGACATTCTATTTTGTTGCCAAGGCACTTGTCAAAATACTTGAACATTGTTCGTTCCTCGTCCATTCATTTATTATTGTTTTTAGCCAGCAAAGCTTGAACAATGTTTGCTTAAATTTTGCTACTTGGCCAAgttctatgtgtgtgtgtgtgtgtgtatgcttCGAGTGGAGTGCTGGGCCAAAAACTTTTAATGGCTTCAAATAATAATTTTCCTTTGACATTTTTCCAGAGTTTTTCAAGTGCATCAAAGTGTCGTTGATGAATATGAATATGTTTGGACGGCCTTCTGACCTTTTTCGAATATTAAAGAAACATTTTTGGGTGGGGGGCATTCCATTTAGATACTCGTATCAGCATATCCATTTCGATTTATCTGCAAATAAGTGGGGAAGCTTGTTTTTCTCCAGAGGGACTGGGAGCCCACTCTGGGGGTCGATTATAATTTGTTGCAGGCTATTCAAATCAAGCATTTTGTGTGCCAACCAATTTTGATAACATTTCGAATGTGTCGCACACAAAAGGGAAATCGGGTTAATAAATTTTCCCCACATAACGAACGGGCAAACGGCAAACGGCAAACAGCCCTATTTCCTGTGAGACCCCAAAACGAACTGAGAAACGATAATCGGGAAAGGGGAACGGGCGAAAGGGGGAACGGGGGGACAGGCAATGGCACTCCAAGACACAGGACGCAGGATCCGCTGGCAATAAGCAAATAAGCTCTGCAAAATCAAAAGCAATGGAGGCCAAGGAAACGGGAATTGTGCTCCAATGTTGGCTCTGGCGCTGGTTCTCCATTGTTGCTGGCAAAACCAAATACCTGCCACAAAAACCTGGTCGATGTCGGAAACGTTGTTGCCGTAAAACCCTAAAATATGGAGCAAATAAACAAATGTTCGGGCAGGACCAATACTTAGGGAACGGGACGGTGGGACGGTGGAGAGGAAtgattccttcttgccatttctCTGGGATGCCACTGCTTCCACAGCCATTGCGGCACAGTCAAGGCAACAGAAAGGCAACTCAAAGGCACTAAAATGCGCCACGTGAGCTGAAGTTCAATTCCGGGGCAGGGACTAGgactcgctcgctcgctcgctctttGGTGCTGCATGTAATTGTCTGTGACTTCGGCCGGAGCGGAGCGGACCGAACCGGAGTTCTGGTGACCAGGGCCGTAATGTATAATAGATGGCCCCAATGTATCGGATGCGAATTGAGGCAATACTCATAGCACACAGAGAGCGGCTCCACTCCTCTCCACCAATACGTTTCAAAATGAAAATCCCAACCAAATGCCACTTGACGCAATAAACCAAAAGCAatggcaacagccacagcagcagcagccccaacagtagtggcagtggcagaaggaGCTTTACAAAAGGGTAACAATGAAAGGGCAGTGAATGGGAGAGGATAGTGGCAGGTTAGATACCCTGAAGATGCTGAGGAAAAGGACTGAAGAGTTGTAGATGCTGAAGCATTCATTCTGTAAAAGGTAGAGGATTGCATCTACATGAATTATCATGGaatctatatatctatacTGCACCTCAAGTAATGTATCTTTcattattttcaatatttttcaatATCTATCCATTATACTCGTATCTGTCCATTAGCATAGCAAATATCTCGTCGTATGATCTATTCCATATTTAATGTCGTTTGCCCAATCtgtttattatatattttctATCCAAATCATTCTAGCCTTAATATCGTCTGTATATTCTATCGTTTATCATGTTCCCTAGTCCATAATATCTTCACCATAATATCCCCATTCTCTACGACCTCTGCTACTCAATGGATTCCCCATACCCCATTCGGAAAGAGCATTGAAGTGTACAGCTTGATGCGACCAAATACCTCTTTCGATCCTTATTTTTCTTTCTGCTGCAGCAGAATGCAATTTTCTCAATATCCTTTTCTCGGACTCTTGATGGAGAGGGGATGATGGTGGTGTTGGTTATgttggtggaggaggaggtggaggtggagtggCAGTGTAAATTGAGGTTTACACTTTTGAAGgtgaaaattgaaaattgcaaataaaaACGATTTTCACATTTGGAGAGTGAGCAAAGCAGAGGAGTGGCGTGTGAAGGAGGGgcgagtgtgagtgtgagtgagagGCAGATGTAAAGTAGCAGCAGAGCGCTGGCAGGTGACAGGACAGGAAAGGACACTGCCACTAGGATATACTTCGAGGTGGAGCTTTGTGTCTCGTCTGGGAGACTGTTGTTGGGTTTATGGAGCGCGATTGTAACGCTCATTTGTTTAGTCGAGAGTGGGACCAGTACTTCGACCAGGACTTCAACTCCCGCTCGGACACGGACCAGTTCCAGGACTTGGTTTCGTATTCGGAGTGAGTGACGGGGCACGTCACTCGTCGCGTTGTGTTTCGGTTCGTTAGCTTTGCATTTTTTTACAATCACATTGGCAGGGACCAGCGGCAGCTCCAAGGAAAGGAGTACCCCGGGCAGGGTATGtgtgtggcagtgtggcacGCCCTGCTGCATTTGCTCAATAGTCACTTGGATTCGCATTTTATTTACACGACATGTGAGCGAGGAGGAGCCA
The sequence above is a segment of the Drosophila miranda strain MSH22 chromosome 4, D.miranda_PacBio2.1, whole genome shotgun sequence genome. Coding sequences within it:
- the LOC108163226 gene encoding receptor-type tyrosine-protein phosphatase kappa isoform X1 gives rise to the protein MMTTQQLVAGQEAGAPASPESEAAAAAEASTGNNCEEEAAQAAAAMTAATTAGGAGGAGGKQSKHRSRSSARYDDVEKQQRKSRAIVSIPNTIKLSMLNSGLLSFERIKLEARDENNSLSKTIPNGPIDIRHFLKLCDLRRKFPVLYKLEFQTAAKVESNTCRHAMKKNNQEKNQNPKCIPYDYNRVVLEKVGGLQDSDYVNASYVDSLLKPNAYIVTQGPVLETVVAYWRMVWQENISAIVMLTKTFDFAKVMCHQYWPANMEVHETYGDIHINIVREEQLANFHIRTFRLYKKNEQGEVCDERLILQFHYTEWYSHSCPFSNALLEFRRRVRLVVGNIIKDEDDMRGPILVHCSDGGGRSGVYMSIDANLELAEEEECFNVFGYLKKLRQSRKGLVENVEQYKFIYDTLEEHIICGKTWFPVSELSDRLKAKARRNSGTKLNEYQMEYDQICKQTPRFTIGDCAGGHRADNREKNRDVLCVPPDNFRPYLTSFQGNAFTDYINSVFVDGYTKPREYIVTEWPMKHTLGEFWSLVYDQECSAVVVLCQPPSQSQSYPSFWPNKSKMEKYGPVFSVHYVMSKSYTNIKQWEFKINKKIVSLTEMMAGVKAPTRTVQLFQLTCWPMGHKVPSSTNSLVYLMNMVEIWRNKVDYGPVCVVSPDGRSRAGVYCAANACIEQVIQHGEVDVFQAVKTVRRHRPQLVENMTEYKYCYDLVLHYVLHFLNKKD
- the LOC108163226 gene encoding receptor-type tyrosine-protein phosphatase kappa isoform X2, producing the protein MTAATTAGGAGGAGGKQSKHRSRSSARYDDVEKQQRKSRAIVSIPNTIKLSMLNSGLLSFERIKLEARDENNSLSKTIPNGPIDIRHFLKLCDLRRKFPVLYKLEFQTAAKVESNTCRHAMKKNNQEKNQNPKCIPYDYNRVVLEKVGGLQDSDYVNASYVDSLLKPNAYIVTQGPVLETVVAYWRMVWQENISAIVMLTKTFDFAKVMCHQYWPANMEVHETYGDIHINIVREEQLANFHIRTFRLYKKNEQGEVCDERLILQFHYTEWYSHSCPFSNALLEFRRRVRLVVGNIIKDEDDMRGPILVHCSDGGGRSGVYMSIDANLELAEEEECFNVFGYLKKLRQSRKGLVENVEQYKFIYDTLEEHIICGKTWFPVSELSDRLKAKARRNSGTKLNEYQMEYDQICKQTPRFTIGDCAGGHRADNREKNRDVLCVPPDNFRPYLTSFQGNAFTDYINSVFVDGYTKPREYIVTEWPMKHTLGEFWSLVYDQECSAVVVLCQPPSQSQSYPSFWPNKSKMEKYGPVFSVHYVMSKSYTNIKQWEFKINKKIVSLTEMMAGVKAPTRTVQLFQLTCWPMGHKVPSSTNSLVYLMNMVEIWRNKVDYGPVCVVSPDGRSRAGVYCAANACIEQVIQHGEVDVFQAVKTVRRHRPQLVENMTEYKYCYDLVLHYVLHFLNKKD